One genomic region from Magallana gigas chromosome 3, xbMagGiga1.1, whole genome shotgun sequence encodes:
- the LOC105336022 gene encoding zinc finger TRAF-type-containing protein 1-B — MADIPGPSTLVLQDENCNKENLDTNFEPERKKLKTEINLKEKDNKLEDRLSGILCCAVCLDLPRTCFQCTNGHLMCAGCYNHLLADARLKDETATCPNCRCEINKNSCTRNLAVEKAVSELPSLCQYCSCQLPRNQVDHHQRELCLERHTCCKYSRIGCPWQGPFHELASHEQSCIHPNKSGDDIMNALSLVDKQKEEELRVYSNLYCLLSYEKVTFNDLQLKPYRTDDFITRLYYETSRFSAFNHQWVIKARINNDKPTQSVTRSMSYQLVLKGKVTNPIQLKFIALKGPYGDMKVNPAIYMFEFSPENVETEYFDLPIVSSLECNKLLASKTINLRVIMVHLQ, encoded by the exons ATGGCTGACATTCCAGGCCCTTCAACTCTCGTCTTGCAAGATGAAAATTGCAACAAGGAAAACCTTGACACAAATTTTGAGCCCGAGAGGAAAAAATTAAAGACTGAAATTAACTTGAAAGAGAAAGACAATAAATTGGAAGATCGATTGAGTGGAATCCTCTGCTGCGCAGTATGTCTCGATTTGCCAAGGACTTGCTTCCAG tgCACCAATGGACACTTGATGTGTGCAGGATGTTACAACCATCTCCTTGCTGATGCCAGACTGAAAGATGAGACAGCAACTTGCCCCAACTGCCGCTGTGAGATCAACAAGAACTCCTGTACACGGAACCTAGCAGTGGAAAAGGCTGTATCAGAGCTCCCGAGCCTGTGCCAGTACTGCAGTTGTCAACTACCCCGCAATCAAGTAGACCACCACCAGAGGGAGCTCTGTCTAGAGCG GCACACATGTTGTAAATACTCAAGAATTGGTTGTCCTTGGCAAGGACCTTTTCATGAGTTGGCCAGCCATGAGCAAAGCTGCATCCACCCAAACAAGTCTGGGGATGACATCATGAATGCTCTTTCATTGGTCGATAAGCAAAAGGAGGAGGAGCTGAGAGTCTACAGCAACCTCTACTGTCTTCTCTCTTATGAGAAAGTCACCTTTAATG ATTTGCAGCTGAAACCGTACAGAACGGATGACTTTATCACAAGACTGTACTATGAGACTAGCAGATTTTCTGCCTTTAACCATCAGTGGGTCATCAAGGCTCGCATCAACAATGACAAGCCCACTCAGTCCGTCACACGGTCCATGTCATATCAACTCGTTCTCAAGGGCAAGGTCACCAATCCCATTCAGCTGAAGTTCATAGCACTCAAGGGCCCATACGGAGACATGAAGGTCAACCCAGCAATCTACATGTTTGAGTTCTCACCGGAAAATGTGGAGACTGAGTATTTCGATCTTCCCATTGTCAGTTCATTAGAGTGCAACAAGCTGCTTGCCTCCAAGACCATTAATTTGAGAGTTATCATGGTCCATTTACAGTGA
- the LOC117693154 gene encoding transmembrane protein 276, whose amino-acid sequence MARQLSTSFSDLLLCAMAFYVAYEWHRVGRIKAVVGISIQGTAAFLGIFRFAMSKPEGGIIYKCHKFMSWLAAGAGVPLIAMEFCAKYGSAMLANKIAIFLLAVIIVAAFLPPKTQEVATQAASGFSMLVILILSFSNKNYFGLGAGLTYVIAGLVLSSEGSILGFPNVDWLHYALIIGNYLFLRSI is encoded by the coding sequence ATGGCCAGACAGCTGAGTACCTCATTTTCTGACCTTCTTCTCTGTGCCATGGCATTCTATGTCGCATATGAGTGGCACAGAGTGGGTAGAATAAAGGCAGTAGTTGGAATTTCAATACAAGGCACTGCAGCATTTCTGGGTATTTTTCGCTTTGCCATGTCAAAACCAGAGGGCGGGATTATCTACAAATGTCACAAATTCATGTCCTGGTTAGCTGCAGGTGCTGGAGTTCCTCTCATCGCCATGGAGTTTTGTGCAAAATATGGATCAGCAATGCTGGCAAACAAAATCGCAATTTTCTTGCTTGCTGTGATTATTGTTGCAGCCTTCCTTCCACCAAAAACTCAGGAAGTGGCTACCCAGGCAGCAAGTGGGTTCTCAATGCTTGTCATCCTTATTCTTAGCTTCAGCAACAAGAACTACTTTGGGCTTGGAGCAGGGCTTACTTATGTTATTGCTGGGCTAGTCCTTAGCTCTGAAGGCTCCATTTTGGGATTTCCAAATGTGGATTGGCTGCACTATGCATTGATAATTGGAAATTATTTATTCCTTAGGTCTATTTAG